From Neorickettsia helminthoeca str. Oregon, one genomic window encodes:
- a CDS encoding peptidylprolyl isomerase, giving the protein MWSKGVILPVFLALLFYLGCSLYDSNQVLQHSENVLSYREGSSIDGSGMNREMRKVNPVVRLEISSGGEMLGEIDIELAADIAPKTSENFLKLCTGEKGFGYKGSIFHRIIPSFMIQGGDFTGGNGTGGYSIYDHGVFADENFKLKHTGPGVVSMANRGPNTNGSQFFITTVSTPWLDGKHVVFGKVIQGMSVVNKIESYGSETGVPSKVIKIEDCRVLS; this is encoded by the coding sequence ATGTGGAGCAAGGGTGTAATTCTTCCAGTATTTCTTGCACTACTTTTCTATCTTGGATGCTCGCTTTATGACTCGAATCAGGTGTTGCAACACTCTGAAAATGTTTTATCCTATCGTGAGGGGTCGAGTATCGATGGTAGTGGAATGAATAGAGAAATGAGGAAGGTCAATCCTGTAGTGAGGCTTGAAATCAGCTCAGGTGGAGAAATGCTTGGGGAGATTGACATCGAGCTAGCAGCTGATATTGCTCCTAAGACTTCTGAAAACTTTCTCAAGCTTTGCACTGGTGAAAAAGGCTTTGGCTATAAAGGATCTATATTCCATAGAATAATACCATCGTTCATGATACAGGGGGGTGACTTTACCGGGGGTAATGGTACAGGTGGTTATTCTATATATGATCATGGTGTTTTCGCTGATGAGAATTTTAAACTTAAGCATACTGGGCCTGGAGTGGTGTCCATGGCGAATCGAGGGCCGAATACTAATGGGTCACAATTCTTCATTACTACTGTCAGCACTCCTTGGTTAGATGGGAAACATGTCGTTTTTGGAAAAGTGATTCAAGGAATGTCAGTGGTGAACAAAATTGAGAGTTATGGTTCTGAAACTGGAGTTCCTAGCAAAGTTATCAAAATAGAAGATTGCCGAGTTCTGTCCTAG
- the purC gene encoding phosphoribosylaminoimidazolesuccinocarboxamide synthase gives MRERKKLYEGKAKILFSFPDNPNLVTQHFKDDITANNNEKRAVIPGKGVINNYISAFFMQNLQNIGIRTHFIKVLNMKEQLVKKAELIPFEVVVRNIVAGGLAKRLGMEEGIILESPLIEMYLKNDKLGDPMVTDDHIITFNWLRQFEIEEIKIMAWRINDFLSGALSSAGITLVDLKLEFGFHDDQIILIDEISPDTCRFWDSETKEKMDKDRFRRDMGGVSKYYKEVAKRLGILHGSF, from the coding sequence ATGAGAGAAAGAAAAAAACTATATGAAGGAAAGGCTAAGATATTATTTAGCTTTCCAGATAATCCCAACCTCGTCACTCAGCACTTCAAGGACGATATCACAGCAAATAATAACGAAAAGAGGGCTGTAATTCCTGGCAAAGGTGTGATAAACAATTACATCTCTGCTTTTTTCATGCAGAACCTACAGAATATAGGAATCAGAACGCACTTTATCAAAGTCTTGAACATGAAGGAGCAGCTCGTGAAAAAAGCTGAACTGATTCCGTTCGAAGTTGTTGTACGCAATATCGTTGCTGGAGGTCTAGCAAAAAGATTGGGTATGGAAGAAGGAATAATCCTTGAGAGTCCCCTTATAGAGATGTACCTGAAGAATGATAAACTAGGAGATCCTATGGTCACTGATGATCACATCATCACATTTAACTGGTTGCGTCAATTCGAAATTGAGGAGATAAAGATCATGGCGTGGAGAATAAACGATTTCCTCAGTGGTGCTTTATCTTCTGCTGGGATTACACTTGTAGACCTCAAATTGGAGTTTGGTTTTCATGATGACCAGATTATCCTTATTGACGAGATAAGTCCTGATACTTGTCGCTTCTGGGATTCCGAGACAAAGGAGAAAATGGATAAAGATCGTTTCAGGAGGGATATGGGAGGTGTGAGCAAGTACTATAAGGAAGTAGCAAAACGTCTTGGGATTCTCCACGGATCCTTTTGA
- a CDS encoding riboflavin synthase yields MFKGIIEAVGAITKLLIKDNQIFLVVNAPELKAKVVPGSSVACNGACLTVTSVMDSSLEFYLSPETFQKTNFRTFKEGSRINLETSMKIGDTVDGHFVQGHVDTTTKITDIQQSGESHMITFALTKEISPYIAYKGSVCIDGTSLTVNGVSDDSFSVNIIPYTWSNTIFRYNEIGDEVNVESDLLARYLKRLLDQSQH; encoded by the coding sequence GTGTTCAAGGGGATAATAGAAGCGGTTGGAGCGATTACAAAGTTGCTCATAAAAGATAATCAAATATTTCTTGTAGTCAATGCACCGGAGCTCAAAGCAAAAGTAGTACCTGGATCTTCAGTAGCTTGCAATGGGGCATGCCTCACCGTGACTAGCGTTATGGATTCGTCTTTGGAATTTTATCTGTCTCCTGAGACATTTCAAAAGACCAATTTTCGCACGTTTAAAGAGGGTTCAAGGATCAACTTAGAGACCTCGATGAAAATCGGGGATACGGTAGATGGACACTTCGTACAAGGTCACGTGGACACAACTACTAAAATCACCGACATCCAACAGAGTGGGGAATCACATATGATCACATTTGCGCTGACAAAGGAAATTTCACCTTATATTGCCTACAAGGGTAGCGTCTGCATAGATGGTACATCGCTAACTGTGAATGGCGTTTCCGATGATTCCTTCAGTGTTAACATCATTCCCTACACATGGAGCAATACTATTTTCCGCTATAATGAAATCGGTGATGAAGTAAACGTGGAAAGTGACCTATTAGCACGTTATCTCAAGCGCCTATTGGATCAATCTCAACATTAA
- the lgt gene encoding prolipoprotein diacylglyceryl transferase, which translates to MIASTIILPYLDPDAFSLGPFSVKWYAIAYVIGIVYTYFFLARHSGLESKELDSFFCYGTLGVILGGRLGYILFYNLEYYVTHPLETLMVWNGGMSFHGGLIGVLLGIFLFSRRYSRAFFSLSDLCACTASLGICLGRIANFINAELCGRATQHSWGVVFPNSDGIPRHPTQLYEAMSEGLLLFIVMQVLLFGTSIKRSSGMLSGIWITLYGFARIVMENFREPDPQIGYFFSSITMGQILSLPLILSGIMIILLSLKKQKTFHR; encoded by the coding sequence TTGATTGCTAGTACGATAATACTTCCATATTTAGATCCTGACGCCTTTTCTTTAGGTCCTTTCTCTGTGAAGTGGTATGCTATCGCATATGTTATTGGGATAGTTTACACCTATTTCTTTCTAGCGAGGCATAGTGGGCTGGAATCAAAAGAGCTGGACTCTTTTTTCTGCTATGGTACGTTGGGAGTCATCTTAGGGGGTAGGCTTGGGTACATACTGTTCTACAATTTGGAATACTATGTCACACATCCGTTAGAGACATTGATGGTCTGGAATGGGGGAATGTCATTTCATGGCGGTCTGATTGGGGTTTTATTAGGAATATTTCTCTTCTCGCGGCGCTATTCTCGTGCTTTTTTTTCTCTCTCAGACCTATGCGCATGCACAGCAAGTCTAGGAATCTGCTTAGGCAGGATCGCGAACTTTATAAATGCCGAACTATGTGGCAGAGCTACTCAACACAGCTGGGGTGTGGTATTTCCTAACAGTGATGGCATACCAAGACATCCGACGCAACTCTACGAAGCTATGTCCGAGGGGTTATTACTCTTCATAGTAATGCAGGTGCTACTATTCGGAACTTCTATAAAAAGAAGCAGTGGTATGTTATCTGGGATATGGATCACTCTCTACGGATTTGCGAGGATCGTCATGGAGAATTTCAGAGAACCAGATCCTCAGATTGGATACTTCTTTAGCTCAATCACTATGGGACAGATACTTTCTCTACCTTTGATATTATCTGGAATCATGATTATCCTGCTCTCCTTGAAAAAACAGAAAACCTTCCATAGATAG
- a CDS encoding COX15/CtaA family protein, whose protein sequence is MLSYERWLASCICLVLAMVFIGGFTRLTESGLSITEWKPITGIVPPLTQEDWLVEFEKYKNTPEYKLRYFDISYVEFKFIYLVEYVHRLVGRLTGLVFIAGFLYFRYKGRLSEASCVRLVLVLLLGTAQGFIGWYMVKSGLIDVPAVSHYRLALHLGCASALFMLLVYEFLPVTQIRSSTFGWSVTGGIAITLLCGQVLLGGLVAGLRAGLVYNTFPLMNGEFLPAELLRRTGLEWFSDPVCVQFLHRMNGFLVSFMVFLAWIGSCFCSWSMFMRVSLLMCLVLAQMFFGVLTLVFQVPVDIALVHQLMAFLLLGVSVSFLKVVRI, encoded by the coding sequence ATGCTTTCCTATGAAAGATGGCTTGCTAGCTGTATCTGCCTTGTATTGGCGATGGTTTTCATTGGTGGATTCACTAGACTTACTGAATCTGGATTATCAATCACGGAATGGAAGCCAATCACCGGCATTGTGCCTCCGTTGACGCAGGAGGATTGGTTAGTCGAGTTCGAAAAATATAAGAATACACCTGAGTATAAACTTCGTTATTTTGATATTTCTTATGTAGAATTCAAATTTATCTACTTAGTTGAATACGTCCATAGGCTGGTGGGTAGGCTGACAGGATTAGTTTTCATAGCTGGTTTTTTATATTTCCGCTATAAGGGGCGCTTATCGGAAGCATCGTGCGTGAGACTCGTTCTTGTGTTGCTGCTAGGGACGGCTCAGGGATTTATTGGCTGGTACATGGTAAAGAGCGGGTTAATTGATGTCCCAGCCGTGAGTCATTACAGACTTGCACTGCATCTTGGTTGTGCTTCTGCGTTGTTCATGTTATTGGTCTATGAGTTCCTTCCGGTGACGCAAATTAGAAGTTCAACTTTTGGTTGGAGCGTGACAGGGGGGATTGCAATAACCCTTCTCTGTGGACAGGTTCTTCTTGGTGGATTAGTCGCAGGCTTGAGGGCAGGTCTGGTTTATAATACTTTCCCCTTGATGAATGGTGAGTTTCTCCCAGCTGAGTTACTCAGAAGAACAGGATTGGAATGGTTCAGTGATCCAGTTTGCGTGCAATTTTTGCACAGGATGAATGGATTCCTAGTGAGCTTTATGGTTTTCCTGGCTTGGATTGGATCGTGTTTTTGTAGTTGGTCGATGTTTATGCGGGTGTCGTTGCTGATGTGTTTGGTGCTTGCCCAGATGTTTTTCGGAGTATTGACCTTAGTATTCCAAGTCCCAGTTGATATTGCGTTAGTACACCAACTTATGGCATTTCTGTTGCTTGGTGTCTCGGTGTCCTTCCTTAAGGTGGTCAGGATTTGA
- the rpmH gene encoding 50S ribosomal protein L34 produces MKRTYQPSKIVRKRRHGFRARMATKGGRSVLNNRRRKGRYVLCA; encoded by the coding sequence ATGAAAAGAACTTATCAGCCAAGCAAGATAGTACGCAAGAGACGACATGGATTCAGAGCACGCATGGCTACCAAGGGCGGCAGGTCTGTACTGAACAACAGAAGAAGGAAGGGTAGATACGTGTTGTGCGCCTGA
- a CDS encoding ribonuclease P protein component: MRLKGLKILSGRAFIHYQRNSSSYRSGAILLLVSRGTVPGPTVGFIVTRKVGSAVRRNKVRRKLRAVVVSLCSLGQLGNRSYILVPTPSAVFSDFTMIRDDVLNCLRKASL, from the coding sequence GTGCGCCTGAAAGGCCTGAAAATTCTTTCTGGGAGGGCTTTTATACACTATCAAAGAAATAGCTCAAGCTATCGTTCTGGTGCGATCCTCCTGCTTGTTTCTCGTGGTACAGTTCCAGGGCCCACGGTTGGCTTTATCGTTACTAGGAAAGTGGGTTCAGCTGTTAGGCGAAACAAAGTTCGTAGGAAATTGCGTGCTGTTGTTGTATCTCTTTGTTCCTTGGGTCAGTTGGGTAACCGTTCCTATATTCTTGTGCCGACTCCTTCTGCAGTGTTTTCCGATTTCACGATGATCAGGGATGATGTTCTTAATTGTCTGAGAAAGGCGTCTCTTTAA
- the yidD gene encoding membrane protein insertion efficiency factor YidD, with translation MDFLLCASAVLLVVSVSCSRNPITLCAIWSVKFYRYFISPLKPRCCIYQQSCSEYALEVLRNYSLPTALLLIAVRLLSCHPLTKRTIALLPQEKEVSTDTSTEKSEY, from the coding sequence ATGGATTTTTTGTTATGCGCGTCTGCAGTATTGTTGGTGGTCAGTGTCTCATGTAGCAGAAATCCAATTACTCTATGTGCGATTTGGAGTGTCAAATTTTATAGATATTTTATCTCTCCACTTAAACCAAGGTGCTGTATTTATCAACAGAGTTGTTCCGAGTACGCTTTAGAGGTTTTAAGAAATTATTCGCTACCGACGGCATTGCTTCTGATTGCAGTTCGTCTGCTGAGTTGTCATCCACTCACAAAACGTACAATTGCCCTGCTCCCACAAGAAAAGGAGGTCTCTACAGATACAAGCACGGAGAAATCAGAATACTGA
- a CDS encoding type IV secretion system protein — MKVNSILHKFSPLVRLLLILMFVVFTFSGCDHCEQECPRCIAADDFGIPKGRSAAFFEKDSDFLRSDLARLGLEVPSAKEQVLRWKDSGYVTSGETIDLVVRGKWAFMPESSSLRVSKSDVESVFRCGELDLEALKRASGLLQRIFPQEACTFEEVSSTDYFAGCFIKGEKIEKKFSRSGCILEKGHGLYLLFKRNGDEDPNTSFSSITHPKSPVMHVGYTGDSIKIDTVPMSDCTQLKIESGWRIYYKILDRIYQNNVGGYSLEFRTGVIDPRTHTQFFESVRSTLQKLLTEQNKAIYNTITSNNDYIGLVKALIVLVIVLMGLKFLLGMSEHPASELLVKVLQMAIILQLISPSSWDFFYNNLFRLFIDGLNEVIAVVNSHTGGSYQPDQPFAFLDRTVNTLFEVLVSTKVRAILLAYPLGVFWWLILFFVLVIYVILVAYAFVVYMTALVGLSVLIVLMPILFLGMLFGQLKHTFDNWFTQALSFCFQAIMIFTLVSLFSAMVKDQFYRNLGYTVCCNRVFSIFDSTVYAWTPGQKFLPFSSALWSSKRVSFTEDAKIIDIPPDYDTRGCRFEDYPFYDPGISDDNCKLANPVGAGYDWTRIKQLREADSGLLDFGEVFILLLLAVIMYHMRDLVQSVGAALVGASPFQAIIGGAYAASDGIGGLYRTGKMLVANLIEKVPVIGKVRTGIDELSSMNDYIGSKIASKLNEVQAPRAAVNALSVAGDIAGGVARGATYLAGMNSDLDDHYYEKMAFKNIHYTQALMGYHLGAVFGDRSLGSAPGINILRVPAQHICDRYVTGRKDDDLFQGLKKLYVCEREKLQDYYLGVKKETLGESAISKEKKKSGASKKNASKEDDPFGVLNKAKKEDIFGSLMLDSVAEYDHPKGDSMRVDDLEMDDQLTSQDTSVEDLGSIESSSLQCTDGEEQSHLHPAEQDSHDNVFIGSSDSDTGESGVTVLRGFGGDVGEAPISAQDEPVETSHHEEDATGMFEVSEVRSDSTADTQIPTTEGENIFSAIFADHGNQSDVAPEQKVDPRKAEVKPEKGRIRTVSSEKKEGPPPLDEDE; from the coding sequence ATGAAGGTAAATAGCATTTTACATAAGTTTTCTCCGTTAGTGAGGCTTCTCCTCATATTGATGTTCGTGGTTTTTACGTTCTCCGGATGTGATCACTGTGAGCAAGAGTGTCCTAGGTGTATAGCTGCGGACGATTTTGGAATACCAAAGGGAAGGTCAGCTGCCTTTTTTGAGAAAGATAGCGACTTCTTAAGATCAGACTTAGCAAGACTCGGTCTCGAAGTACCTTCCGCGAAAGAGCAAGTATTACGTTGGAAGGATTCAGGATATGTTACTTCTGGTGAGACAATAGACTTAGTTGTTAGAGGAAAGTGGGCTTTTATGCCTGAATCTAGCTCTCTGCGGGTTTCCAAAAGTGATGTTGAGAGTGTTTTTCGTTGTGGTGAACTAGATTTAGAAGCTCTCAAGAGAGCAAGTGGATTGCTGCAAAGAATTTTCCCACAAGAAGCGTGTACATTTGAAGAAGTAAGTTCTACTGATTATTTCGCTGGCTGTTTTATAAAGGGAGAAAAAATAGAGAAAAAGTTTTCGAGAAGTGGATGTATATTGGAAAAAGGTCATGGACTGTATCTACTTTTCAAGCGCAATGGCGATGAAGATCCAAATACTTCTTTTAGTTCTATTACTCACCCAAAATCACCAGTAATGCATGTTGGATACACAGGTGACTCTATTAAAATAGATACGGTTCCCATGAGTGATTGTACGCAGCTGAAGATAGAGTCTGGTTGGAGAATTTATTACAAAATACTGGATAGAATCTATCAGAACAATGTAGGAGGTTATTCTCTTGAGTTCCGTACTGGTGTCATCGATCCGAGGACACATACCCAGTTCTTCGAGAGTGTACGGTCCACGCTCCAAAAGTTGCTGACTGAACAAAATAAGGCAATATACAACACCATCACTTCAAATAATGACTACATCGGATTAGTAAAAGCACTGATAGTCCTAGTGATCGTGCTGATGGGCTTGAAGTTCTTGCTCGGAATGTCAGAACATCCAGCGAGTGAATTGCTTGTTAAGGTTCTACAAATGGCGATTATCTTGCAACTTATTTCTCCGAGTAGTTGGGATTTTTTCTACAACAATCTGTTCAGGCTTTTTATAGATGGCCTAAATGAAGTGATTGCAGTAGTGAATTCACACACTGGAGGCAGCTATCAGCCAGATCAGCCTTTTGCATTCCTTGATCGCACAGTAAATACACTGTTCGAAGTGCTTGTCTCAACAAAGGTAAGAGCCATACTACTTGCATATCCATTGGGAGTATTCTGGTGGTTGATCCTTTTCTTTGTACTGGTTATTTACGTGATACTGGTAGCATATGCGTTTGTTGTATATATGACAGCACTTGTTGGTCTCTCAGTGTTGATTGTTTTGATGCCAATACTTTTCTTGGGCATGCTCTTCGGGCAATTGAAACACACTTTCGATAACTGGTTTACTCAGGCGCTGAGTTTCTGTTTTCAGGCGATAATGATCTTTACGCTGGTATCACTCTTTTCAGCGATGGTAAAAGACCAGTTCTATAGGAATCTCGGTTATACGGTTTGTTGTAACAGAGTCTTTAGTATATTCGATAGTACTGTTTACGCCTGGACGCCTGGACAGAAATTTTTGCCATTCTCAAGCGCGCTATGGAGCAGTAAGCGTGTTTCCTTCACTGAAGATGCGAAAATCATAGACATACCACCTGATTACGATACTCGAGGTTGTAGGTTTGAGGATTACCCGTTTTACGATCCTGGGATTTCTGATGATAACTGTAAGTTAGCGAACCCTGTAGGTGCCGGTTACGACTGGACAAGAATAAAGCAACTACGTGAAGCTGATTCAGGCTTACTTGATTTTGGAGAAGTTTTCATTTTGCTCCTACTTGCAGTGATTATGTATCATATGAGGGATCTAGTTCAATCTGTTGGAGCAGCCTTAGTTGGTGCTTCGCCATTTCAAGCTATCATAGGTGGTGCTTACGCTGCCTCTGATGGTATTGGTGGACTGTATAGGACTGGGAAAATGTTAGTCGCTAATCTAATAGAGAAGGTTCCTGTGATTGGAAAAGTGCGTACCGGTATAGACGAACTTTCTTCCATGAACGACTACATCGGCTCTAAGATTGCATCAAAGTTAAACGAAGTGCAGGCGCCTAGAGCCGCAGTGAATGCCCTCTCGGTCGCTGGGGATATTGCCGGTGGTGTAGCTCGGGGCGCGACTTATCTCGCTGGCATGAATTCCGATCTTGATGATCATTACTATGAGAAGATGGCGTTCAAAAATATACACTATACCCAAGCTCTGATGGGGTATCACCTGGGTGCGGTGTTTGGCGACAGGAGTTTGGGTAGTGCTCCTGGGATAAATATTCTTCGTGTTCCGGCGCAGCATATCTGTGATAGGTATGTGACAGGAAGGAAGGATGATGATCTGTTCCAGGGACTGAAAAAACTCTATGTGTGTGAGAGAGAAAAATTGCAAGATTATTATCTTGGTGTCAAAAAGGAAACTCTAGGTGAGTCAGCAATCTCGAAAGAAAAGAAAAAATCTGGGGCTTCTAAAAAGAATGCATCTAAAGAAGATGATCCATTTGGGGTTCTCAATAAGGCTAAAAAAGAGGATATATTTGGATCTTTAATGCTGGATAGTGTCGCTGAATATGATCATCCAAAGGGGGATTCTATGCGCGTTGATGATCTAGAAATGGATGACCAACTGACTAGTCAAGATACCTCTGTGGAAGATCTCGGTAGTATTGAAAGTTCTAGTCTCCAGTGCACTGATGGTGAAGAACAATCTCATCTTCATCCTGCGGAACAAGATAGCCATGATAATGTGTTCATCGGTTCTTCCGATAGTGATACAGGAGAAAGTGGTGTAACCGTGCTCCGAGGATTTGGTGGTGATGTGGGTGAAGCTCCTATTAGTGCACAAGATGAGCCAGTAGAGACGAGTCATCATGAAGAAGATGCCACTGGGATGTTCGAAGTAAGTGAGGTTCGTAGCGATAGTACTGCAGATACCCAAATACCTACTACAGAAGGGGAAAACATTTTTAGCGCTATTTTCGCAGATCATGGGAATCAGTCTGATGTTGCGCCTGAGCAGAAAGTAGATCCGCGTAAAGCTGAGGTGAAGCCTGAAAAAGGCCGGATAAGAACAGTTAGCTCGGAAAAAAAAGAAGGCCCACCTCCACTTGATGAAGATGAATAA